A single genomic interval of Streptomyces sp. NBC_01296 harbors:
- a CDS encoding AfsR/SARP family transcriptional regulator: MEFRLLGLVEVQDERTGLRIVPTGAKQRALLGALVVKAGHNVSVQRLIDELWGEHPPANAANALQLHVARLRRLLSGPQSQGAEPHEQHARHPWIVTTSRGYTLQLAPVETDASRFQHLADEARRILPGDPGRAGELLRRALSLWRGPALEGSVLGDICAGKAAQLEEHRLTALEMMYDAYLRTGRHGEITGELVELTTDHPVRERFYDLLMVALYRCGRQAEALRVYERARNRLVHELGVEPGPALRGLMEAILHHDPALAAAAGARPAGPPRAEPSRAVAAPSVTDATADDAVLPLCEEIARLHRRIERLQQEQNQLLCRFNELTASTAPRVTAGAVLA, from the coding sequence ATGGAGTTCCGCCTGCTCGGTCTCGTGGAAGTCCAGGACGAACGGACCGGTCTGCGGATCGTGCCCACAGGTGCCAAGCAGCGTGCACTGCTGGGCGCACTGGTGGTGAAGGCCGGGCACAACGTCTCCGTACAGCGGCTCATCGACGAGCTGTGGGGCGAGCACCCGCCCGCCAACGCGGCGAACGCCCTCCAGCTCCATGTGGCGCGGCTGCGCCGGCTGCTGTCCGGACCGCAGAGCCAGGGCGCCGAACCGCACGAACAGCACGCACGGCACCCGTGGATCGTGACCACCTCGCGCGGCTACACCCTGCAGCTCGCCCCCGTCGAAACGGACGCCTCGCGCTTCCAGCACCTGGCCGACGAGGCCCGGCGGATCTTGCCCGGCGACCCGGGGCGGGCCGGTGAGCTGCTGCGCCGGGCGCTGTCGCTGTGGCGCGGCCCGGCGCTGGAGGGCAGCGTGCTCGGCGACATCTGCGCGGGCAAGGCGGCCCAGCTCGAGGAACACCGGCTGACCGCTCTGGAGATGATGTACGACGCGTATCTGCGCACCGGGCGACACGGCGAGATCACCGGCGAGCTGGTGGAGCTCACCACCGATCACCCCGTGCGGGAGAGGTTCTACGACCTGCTGATGGTCGCCTTGTACCGCTGCGGCCGGCAGGCGGAAGCGCTCCGCGTGTACGAACGGGCGCGCAACCGCCTGGTGCACGAACTCGGTGTCGAGCCGGGCCCCGCTCTGCGCGGTCTGATGGAGGCGATCCTCCACCACGACCCGGCCCTCGCCGCGGCGGCGGGCGCCCGCCCGGCCGGCCCGCCTCGGGCCGAGCCGTCCCGGGCCGTGGCGGCGCCCTCGGTGACGGACGCGACGGCCGACGACGCGGTGCTCCCCCTCTGCGAGGAGATCGCCCGCCTGCACCGCCGCATCGAGCGGCTGCAACAGGAACAGAACCAACTGCTGTGCCGCTTCAACGAGCTGACGGCGAGCACCGCGCCGCGGGTGACCGCCGGCGCGGTGCTCGCTTAG
- a CDS encoding thioesterase II family protein produces the protein MRLFVLHHAGGSHLLYRHWPAELPDTWDVTLLDAPGHGLLLDQPQIADAGRLADHLLRIIEPGLTGSPYALFGHSMGALLTYEITRQAVERGLPLPVWIGVSARTAPQPAGPESRYHQLPDAELRTRLKLLGGTPDAVFDDPDLWALFEPVIRADLRLVETWRPVPGTGPLPVALSAYAGGEDHSASPARMTGWEEHTEQFLGLRVFEGGHFYFQDDPGPLLRQIERDATTALAAAGAMRSS, from the coding sequence TTGCGCCTGTTCGTCCTGCACCACGCGGGGGGCTCGCACCTGCTGTACCGCCACTGGCCCGCCGAACTGCCGGACACGTGGGACGTGACGCTGCTCGACGCCCCGGGCCACGGCCTCCTCCTCGACCAGCCGCAGATAGCGGACGCCGGCCGCCTCGCCGACCACCTGCTGCGCATCATCGAGCCAGGGCTGACGGGCAGCCCCTACGCCCTGTTCGGGCACAGCATGGGCGCCCTCCTCACGTACGAGATCACCCGGCAGGCCGTCGAGCGGGGCCTGCCGCTGCCGGTGTGGATCGGGGTCTCCGCACGGACCGCACCACAGCCGGCGGGACCGGAGAGCCGGTACCACCAGCTGCCCGACGCCGAGCTGCGGACCCGACTGAAGCTGCTCGGCGGCACACCCGACGCGGTCTTCGACGACCCCGACCTGTGGGCCCTGTTCGAACCGGTCATCCGGGCCGACCTGCGCCTGGTGGAGACCTGGCGCCCCGTTCCCGGCACCGGTCCGCTGCCCGTGGCGCTGTCCGCCTACGCGGGCGGCGAGGACCACTCCGCCTCACCTGCGCGGATGACCGGCTGGGAAGAGCACACCGAGCAGTTCCTGGGCCTGCGCGTCTTCGAAGGCGGTCACTTCTACTTCCAGGACGATCCCGGGCCGCTGCTGCGGCAGATCGAACGGGACGCGACCACTGCGCTCGCCGCGGCGGGCGCGATGCGCTCCTCCTGA
- a CDS encoding MbtH family protein: MSTNPFDDENGRFQVVVNDEEQHSLWPAFAEVPAGWRVVFGEAARSECLLYVEQSWTDLRPKSLREAMAAG, encoded by the coding sequence TTGAGCACGAACCCCTTCGACGACGAGAACGGCCGCTTCCAGGTTGTCGTCAACGACGAGGAGCAGCACTCCCTGTGGCCCGCGTTCGCCGAGGTGCCCGCGGGCTGGCGGGTGGTCTTCGGTGAGGCGGCCAGGTCCGAGTGCCTGCTGTACGTCGAGCAGAGCTGGACCGATCTGCGCCCCAAGAGCCTGCGCGAGGCCATGGCGGCGGGCTGA
- a CDS encoding LmbU family transcriptional regulator, translating to MGNSGEPAQRDAVMSFVGSQATVQKSGMVFPQNLSERSWEQIGTNLRELVNSSAWWLADWMSYGEATYGWRRYKEAIERTGLDYQTLRNYAWVGRRFEHHRRRDSLSFAHHAEVARLSPPEQDYWLRKAEQQKWSRNELRRSVRASLAVQSSTTEVPAGSGDEKQEVPRLADSAAAEKRRQKVTTLTIELSASQLEYYSRTAAAHGLTVDKWVAQLLETADRRTA from the coding sequence GTGGGCAACAGCGGTGAGCCCGCGCAACGCGATGCCGTCATGTCGTTCGTGGGTTCGCAGGCAACGGTGCAGAAGTCGGGGATGGTCTTCCCGCAGAACCTGTCGGAGCGCTCCTGGGAGCAGATCGGGACCAACCTGCGCGAGCTCGTGAACTCCTCCGCCTGGTGGCTCGCCGACTGGATGAGCTACGGGGAGGCCACCTACGGGTGGCGGCGGTACAAGGAGGCGATCGAGCGCACGGGGCTCGACTACCAGACCTTGCGCAACTACGCCTGGGTGGGCCGCCGGTTCGAGCACCACCGCAGGCGGGACAGCCTCAGCTTCGCCCACCACGCCGAGGTGGCCCGCCTGTCGCCGCCGGAGCAGGACTACTGGCTGCGCAAGGCCGAGCAGCAGAAGTGGTCGCGCAACGAACTCCGCAGGTCGGTCCGTGCCAGCCTGGCCGTGCAGAGCAGCACGACCGAGGTCCCCGCGGGCAGTGGCGACGAGAAGCAAGAGGTACCCCGGCTGGCCGACTCGGCGGCCGCCGAAAAGCGCCGGCAGAAGGTCACCACGCTCACCATAGAGCTGTCCGCAAGCCAGCTGGAGTACTACTCGAGGACGGCTGCCGCGCACGGTCTGACCGTTGACAAGTGGGTGGCCCAGCTGCTCGAAACGGCCGATCGCCGGACCGCCTAG
- a CDS encoding amino acid adenylation domain-containing protein, whose protein sequence is MILQGKRVALPSAPVVHKQFEANVAAAPDAVAVFWAGQELTYAELDVKANRFAHFLAERGHGRGAKVGVCLDYSIDMLVAILGTLKAGAAYVPFDPAYPAARLQLLLGQVPDLALIVVSPATADMVESADVDVIDLEQLADGLAALPSTAPDVTVSGDDICYAVFTSGSTGTPKLTAVRHEGWFNLMNWLKLEYGLHSGSNHLVVSAFGFDLSQRSLMTPLFVGATQNLMATRNFDAMMAYRLLRERDIRVVHCASSTLYLLVDWETARGGDVLAKLDYVLFGGEALKVQRLTDWARREGNTCTLLHQYGVAECTDVATSYDLADYRPGEHDVPPVGKPAYNTDIHLVDEDLRGVAPGEQGEICISGASVGAGYLNNGPENAKFTTIEVDGEPLRVYRTGDRGHVNEAGELIVLGRIDAQVKVRGMRIDPTDIERALARLAGVREAAVAITYTDAGEAELIAFVVPAGDDPAEDDLRTGLLETLPRNMVPAAFVNVPLLPLSPHGKVDRVALVDAYRKQFADSGIAA, encoded by the coding sequence ATGATCCTTCAGGGAAAGCGGGTCGCGCTGCCCTCGGCGCCCGTCGTCCACAAGCAGTTCGAGGCGAACGTGGCGGCGGCGCCCGACGCCGTCGCCGTCTTCTGGGCCGGCCAGGAGCTGACGTACGCAGAGCTGGACGTGAAGGCGAATCGTTTCGCCCACTTCCTCGCCGAGCGCGGACATGGCCGGGGCGCGAAGGTCGGCGTCTGTCTCGACTACTCGATCGACATGCTCGTCGCCATCCTCGGCACCCTGAAGGCGGGCGCGGCCTACGTGCCGTTCGACCCGGCCTACCCTGCGGCCCGGCTCCAGCTGCTGCTGGGTCAGGTGCCCGACCTCGCCCTGATCGTCGTCTCCCCGGCCACGGCCGACATGGTCGAGTCGGCGGACGTCGACGTCATCGACCTCGAGCAGCTCGCCGACGGCCTGGCGGCTCTCCCGTCGACCGCTCCCGACGTCACCGTCAGCGGCGACGACATCTGCTACGCGGTCTTCACGTCCGGTTCGACCGGTACCCCCAAGCTGACCGCGGTTCGGCACGAGGGCTGGTTCAACCTGATGAACTGGCTGAAGCTCGAGTACGGCCTGCACAGCGGGTCGAACCACCTGGTCGTCAGCGCGTTCGGGTTCGACCTCTCCCAGCGCAGCCTGATGACACCGCTGTTCGTCGGCGCCACCCAGAACCTGATGGCGACCCGGAACTTCGACGCGATGATGGCCTACCGCCTGCTCCGCGAACGCGACATCCGCGTGGTGCACTGCGCCTCCAGCACGCTGTACCTGCTGGTGGACTGGGAGACCGCGCGCGGCGGCGACGTCCTCGCCAAGCTCGACTACGTGCTCTTCGGCGGTGAGGCCCTGAAGGTCCAGCGGCTCACGGACTGGGCGCGGCGCGAGGGCAACACGTGCACCCTCCTGCACCAGTACGGCGTCGCCGAGTGCACGGACGTCGCGACCTCGTACGACCTGGCCGACTACCGGCCAGGCGAGCACGACGTCCCGCCGGTCGGCAAGCCGGCCTACAACACCGACATCCACCTCGTCGACGAGGACCTGCGCGGTGTCGCGCCGGGGGAGCAGGGCGAGATCTGCATCTCCGGTGCCAGCGTCGGTGCGGGCTACCTCAACAACGGTCCCGAGAACGCCAAGTTCACGACGATCGAGGTCGACGGGGAGCCGCTGCGGGTCTACCGCACGGGCGACCGCGGCCACGTGAACGAGGCCGGCGAGCTCATCGTGCTCGGCCGGATCGACGCCCAGGTGAAGGTGCGCGGCATGCGCATCGACCCCACTGACATCGAGCGCGCGCTCGCCCGGCTGGCCGGAGTCCGCGAGGCCGCCGTGGCCATCACGTACACCGACGCCGGCGAGGCCGAGCTGATCGCGTTCGTCGTTCCGGCGGGGGACGACCCCGCCGAGGACGATCTGCGCACCGGCCTCCTGGAGACGCTGCCGCGGAACATGGTGCCGGCCGCATTCGTGAACGTCCCGCTGCTTCCGCTCAGCCCGCACGGGAAAGTCGACCGCGTCGCGCTGGTCGATGCATACCGGAAGCAGTTCGCCGACAGCGGCATTGCCGCATAA
- a CDS encoding acyl carrier protein produces MIADSVRAIWCRELQRDEISVDDDFFALGGQSLIMVRIQGAFMDELGVEVPMDQMFLNSTVASVSAYIESLGAPTR; encoded by the coding sequence ATGATTGCCGACAGTGTGCGCGCCATTTGGTGCCGGGAACTCCAGCGCGACGAAATATCGGTCGACGACGATTTCTTCGCCCTGGGCGGCCAGTCCCTGATCATGGTCAGGATTCAGGGTGCTTTTATGGACGAGTTGGGCGTCGAGGTCCCGATGGACCAGATGTTCCTCAACTCGACGGTGGCGTCGGTCTCTGCGTACATCGAATCCCTGGGTGCACCGACCCGGTAG
- a CDS encoding NAD(P)/FAD-dependent oxidoreductase, giving the protein MYDVIVVGARCAGSPTAMLFAQQGYRVLLLEKARFPQDTLSSHYLHMQGVALLNRWGLLDKLREAGCRPITKQVYEGPGVRIEGFSLPMDGLTATYAPRRFVLDPILAEGAVEAGVEFQEGCAVNDLLFEDGRVVGVRYTTPGGAEATERARLVVGADGMRSLVARKVGAENVIEHPRLTCTYYSYWAGVPSDFELYEQPGRWIGVLPTNNDLTLLMAYFPQADFGAVRKAVEPAYLDAFRTTAPELWERMQSGERVEQLYGTGHQDNYFRKAYGPGWALVGDAVNHKDSITARGITEAFVQAQNLTDFIGDGLHDDAKLKSALRRYENELSNEALNHYQGALNVAELKPEGRIDMLRKLVGHQEHIDRYFSTLSGACSIDDFYNDELLTLLDQS; this is encoded by the coding sequence ATGTACGACGTGATTGTCGTCGGTGCCCGTTGTGCGGGCTCGCCGACGGCCATGCTATTTGCGCAGCAGGGTTATCGAGTGCTGCTCCTGGAGAAAGCGCGATTCCCTCAGGACACGCTGTCCTCGCACTACCTGCACATGCAGGGCGTCGCGCTGCTCAACCGGTGGGGACTGCTCGACAAGCTCCGCGAGGCGGGCTGCCGGCCGATCACCAAGCAGGTCTACGAGGGGCCCGGTGTCCGCATCGAGGGCTTCTCCCTGCCGATGGACGGCCTGACGGCCACGTACGCGCCGCGGCGCTTCGTGCTCGACCCGATCCTCGCGGAGGGCGCCGTCGAGGCCGGCGTCGAGTTCCAGGAGGGCTGCGCGGTCAACGACCTGCTGTTCGAGGACGGCCGGGTCGTCGGCGTGCGGTACACCACGCCCGGCGGCGCCGAGGCGACGGAACGGGCCCGCCTGGTCGTCGGCGCGGACGGCATGCGCTCGCTCGTGGCCCGCAAGGTCGGCGCGGAGAACGTCATCGAGCACCCGCGCCTGACCTGCACCTACTACAGCTACTGGGCCGGGGTCCCCTCGGACTTCGAGCTGTACGAGCAGCCGGGCCGCTGGATCGGCGTGCTGCCGACCAACAACGACCTCACGCTGCTCATGGCCTACTTCCCGCAGGCCGACTTCGGCGCGGTCCGCAAGGCCGTGGAACCCGCCTACCTCGATGCCTTCCGTACGACGGCGCCCGAGCTGTGGGAGCGCATGCAGTCGGGCGAGCGCGTGGAGCAGCTCTACGGCACGGGCCACCAGGACAACTACTTCCGTAAGGCCTACGGGCCCGGGTGGGCGCTGGTCGGCGACGCGGTGAACCACAAGGACTCCATCACCGCCCGCGGCATCACCGAGGCCTTCGTCCAGGCCCAGAACCTCACCGATTTCATCGGGGACGGCCTGCACGACGACGCCAAGCTCAAGTCGGCGCTGCGGCGCTACGAGAACGAGCTGAGCAACGAAGCCCTCAACCACTACCAGGGCGCGCTCAACGTCGCCGAGCTCAAGCCCGAGGGCCGGATCGACATGCTGCGGAAGCTGGTCGGCCACCAGGAGCACATCGACCGGTACTTCTCGACGCTGTCGGGGGCGTGCTCCATCGACGACTTCTACAACGACGAACTTTTGACCCTGCTCGACCAGAGCTGA